One part of the Alistipes onderdonkii genome encodes these proteins:
- a CDS encoding GNAT family N-acetyltransferase, which translates to MDLEIVKTDTPQRDLLLLADESEESVADYADRGTTYVARRDGEILGQYVFLHTRPFTAEVVNIAVVPEHQRKGIATAMLRHAVATARAAGFHLLEIGTGDLGVGQIALYERCGFVRCGVDVDYFSKHYPVPFFENGVECRHMVRLRMELK; encoded by the coding sequence ATGGATCTCGAAATTGTAAAGACAGACACGCCGCAGCGCGACCTGCTGCTGCTGGCCGACGAATCGGAAGAGTCCGTAGCCGACTACGCCGACCGCGGCACAACCTATGTCGCACGTCGCGACGGGGAAATCCTCGGCCAGTATGTATTCCTGCACACGCGGCCGTTCACGGCCGAAGTGGTCAATATCGCCGTCGTCCCCGAACACCAGCGCAAGGGCATCGCCACGGCCATGCTCCGCCACGCCGTCGCCACGGCCCGTGCGGCCGGGTTCCATCTTCTCGAAATCGGTACGGGCGATCTGGGCGTGGGACAGATTGCGCTCTACGAACGCTGCGGGTTCGTCCGCTGCGGCGTCGACGTGGACTATTTCAGCAAACACTACCCCGTTCCGTTTTTCGAAAACGGCGTCGAGTGCCGCCACATGGTGCGCCTGCGCATGGAACTCAAATAA
- a CDS encoding YqaA family protein — MESLSQILADWGYWGLFFSAFIAGSILPFSSEAVMIVLVHMGLDPVLCVAAASLGNTLGGMSCYWIGTLGKSEWVTRLGVSEKQLARARRFLSGRGALMAFFAFLPTIGEAIAIVLGLMRSNVWLTGGSMLAGKTLRYIVVLATFEGAASLF; from the coding sequence ATGGAATCGCTTTCGCAAATACTGGCCGACTGGGGCTATTGGGGACTTTTCTTCTCGGCATTCATCGCCGGGAGCATCCTCCCGTTCAGCTCCGAAGCCGTGATGATCGTGCTCGTGCACATGGGGCTCGACCCGGTATTGTGCGTCGCAGCCGCATCGCTGGGCAACACGCTGGGCGGCATGAGCTGCTACTGGATCGGCACGCTGGGAAAAAGCGAGTGGGTCACCCGGCTGGGCGTGAGCGAAAAACAGCTGGCACGGGCGCGCAGGTTCCTCTCCGGGCGCGGGGCGCTGATGGCCTTCTTCGCATTCCTGCCCACGATCGGCGAGGCCATCGCCATCGTGCTGGGGCTGATGCGCAGCAACGTCTGGCTCACGGGCGGCTCGATGCTCGCGGGCAAGACCCTGCGTTATATCGTCGTACTGGCGACCTTCGAAGGCGCCGCATCGCTTTTCTGA
- a CDS encoding GH92 family glycosyl hydrolase, producing MLKSRLCIAFFAFAVGCAPAQKPLTDYVNPMLGTATLWDSVDLGFKPTKRTWGAEVFPGSSLPNAMVQVSPVTKFHSGAGYQYEDSVIYGFTHTNKGHWNLCHIPLLPVTGTPTPGDYCSPFSHERESAAPGYYQVFLDRYGVDAQLSSTLRCAFHKYTYPAGAAPAVLADLQRSNEHVRAWDIRKEGDNVFAGWQQTGEKMYFYAVANRPVTGIEPVVEGDREVRIVRFGEGDGALELRIGFSFVSEKNARENLEAEMLGKSFAEVRSEATATWNDLLGRIRVEGGTEREKGLFYSSLYRSFLWPALRSDVNGEFTDVDGKVINPGFRYYTGPSYWDDYRNKLILLGMLAPDVAADVISSDVDKGEKRGGFMPTFFHGDHASAFVAGTYLRGNRGFDVNRAYNLVLRNATVQGPSRPWLDEYVAKGYISEMDVENPVTWTVCKAAVTKTLEYSYDDYAVALLADALGDKENRDMLMKRTSNYKNLFDPSTGLMRGRLENGEWITPFDDQYPYYEYMYREANAWQQAFFAPHDTEGLIGLFPSREAFGEQLDKLFSIPWKGYEVDNLSCFIGQYCHGNQPDHSFPYLYYFIGRQERSQELLDYILDRFYGMGPEGLALCGMDDAGEMSSWYVFNAIGLYTYSPADPEYIVTVPLFDKVQVALGDGNRWTIRHDGQGRKITGITCGGKPVDGWFVSHDALNKGELVISTSEE from the coding sequence ATGCTTAAATCGAGACTTTGTATCGCTTTTTTCGCTTTTGCCGTGGGGTGCGCCCCTGCGCAGAAGCCGCTTACCGACTATGTGAACCCCATGCTGGGGACGGCGACGCTGTGGGACAGCGTCGACCTGGGATTCAAACCCACCAAACGGACATGGGGCGCCGAGGTCTTCCCCGGATCGTCGCTGCCCAACGCCATGGTGCAGGTCAGCCCCGTCACCAAGTTCCACAGCGGTGCGGGGTACCAGTATGAAGATTCCGTGATCTACGGCTTTACGCACACCAACAAGGGGCACTGGAACCTTTGCCATATTCCCCTGCTGCCTGTGACGGGGACGCCCACGCCGGGTGACTACTGCTCGCCGTTCAGCCACGAGCGCGAGTCGGCCGCCCCGGGGTATTACCAGGTATTCCTCGACCGTTACGGCGTCGATGCACAGCTCAGCTCGACGCTGCGCTGTGCATTCCATAAATATACCTATCCCGCGGGTGCCGCGCCCGCCGTGCTGGCAGACCTGCAGCGTTCGAACGAGCATGTGCGTGCGTGGGATATCCGCAAGGAGGGCGACAACGTGTTCGCCGGCTGGCAGCAGACCGGCGAGAAGATGTATTTCTACGCCGTGGCGAACCGTCCCGTGACCGGGATAGAGCCCGTCGTCGAGGGCGACCGCGAGGTGCGCATCGTGCGTTTCGGCGAGGGTGACGGGGCACTGGAGCTCCGGATCGGGTTCTCGTTCGTGAGCGAGAAGAACGCCCGCGAGAACCTCGAGGCCGAGATGCTCGGCAAGAGCTTCGCCGAGGTGCGCTCCGAGGCTACGGCGACGTGGAACGACCTGTTGGGGCGGATCCGCGTCGAAGGCGGCACGGAGCGGGAAAAGGGGCTGTTCTATTCGAGCCTCTACCGTTCGTTCCTCTGGCCGGCGCTGCGCAGCGACGTGAACGGTGAGTTCACCGATGTCGACGGAAAGGTCATCAATCCCGGTTTCCGTTACTATACGGGCCCGTCGTATTGGGACGACTACCGCAATAAGCTGATCCTGCTGGGGATGCTGGCTCCCGATGTGGCGGCCGACGTCATCAGCTCCGATGTCGACAAGGGCGAGAAACGGGGCGGGTTCATGCCCACGTTCTTCCACGGCGACCACGCTTCGGCGTTCGTGGCCGGGACATACCTGCGCGGCAACCGCGGCTTCGACGTCAACCGTGCCTACAACCTCGTGCTGCGCAACGCTACGGTACAGGGCCCGAGCCGCCCCTGGCTCGACGAGTATGTCGCCAAGGGGTACATTTCGGAAATGGACGTCGAGAACCCCGTGACGTGGACGGTCTGCAAGGCCGCCGTCACCAAGACGCTGGAGTACAGCTACGACGACTATGCGGTCGCCCTGCTGGCCGATGCGCTGGGCGATAAGGAGAACCGCGACATGCTGATGAAGCGCACGTCGAACTACAAGAACCTCTTCGACCCCTCGACGGGGCTGATGCGCGGGCGCCTCGAAAACGGCGAGTGGATCACGCCCTTCGACGACCAGTATCCCTACTATGAATATATGTACCGCGAGGCGAATGCCTGGCAGCAGGCGTTCTTCGCACCGCACGATACCGAGGGGTTGATCGGCCTCTTCCCGAGCCGCGAGGCGTTCGGCGAACAGCTGGACAAACTCTTCTCGATTCCGTGGAAAGGATACGAAGTGGACAACCTCTCGTGCTTCATCGGCCAGTACTGCCACGGCAACCAGCCCGACCACAGTTTCCCGTACCTCTATTATTTCATCGGTCGCCAGGAGCGTTCGCAGGAGTTGTTGGATTACATTCTCGACCGCTTCTACGGTATGGGGCCGGAAGGGCTGGCGCTGTGCGGTATGGACGATGCGGGCGAGATGTCGTCGTGGTACGTGTTCAATGCCATCGGCCTTTACACCTATTCGCCGGCCGACCCCGAATATATCGTGACCGTGCCGCTGTTCGACAAGGTGCAGGTCGCGCTGGGCGACGGCAACCGCTGGACGATCCGCCACGACGGTCAGGGGCGTAAGATCACGGGCATCACCTGCGGCGGCAAGCCCGTCGACGGTTGGTTCGTGTCGCACGATGCGCTGAACAAGGGCGAACTGGTGATTTCGACCTCCGAAGAATAA
- a CDS encoding DUF6582 domain-containing protein produces the protein MATHTDDRLTAAERHELPDSAFGIPETREFPLVDAEHVRAAEAYFRYAPDAKKAALARRILAKAAQFGVHVQSPAILSRAEKS, from the coding sequence ATGGCCACACACACCGACGACCGCCTCACCGCTGCAGAGCGGCACGAACTTCCCGATTCGGCATTCGGCATCCCCGAAACGCGCGAATTCCCGCTCGTCGACGCCGAGCACGTCCGCGCGGCGGAAGCCTATTTCCGCTATGCACCCGACGCGAAGAAAGCCGCACTGGCGCGGCGCATACTCGCCAAAGCCGCCCAATTCGGCGTGCACGTACAAAGCCCTGCCATCCTCAGCCGGGCTGAAAAATCCTGA
- a CDS encoding secondary thiamine-phosphate synthase enzyme YjbQ, translating to MVQQAEFTLTPRSRGFHLVTDEVLSHLPPLPDAGLVHLFVKHTSAGLSINENADPDVRNDLGAIFDRLVGEREVYYTHTLEGDDDMPAHAKSTLTGVELTVPVTRGRLNLGTWQGIYLCEFRNRAPGRRIVATIIG from the coding sequence ATGGTTCAGCAAGCAGAATTCACCCTCACGCCTCGCAGCCGCGGGTTCCACCTGGTTACGGACGAGGTGCTGTCCCACCTCCCGCCGCTGCCCGACGCCGGACTGGTACACCTCTTTGTCAAGCACACCTCCGCAGGGCTTTCGATCAACGAAAACGCCGACCCCGACGTGCGTAACGACCTCGGGGCGATCTTCGACCGGCTGGTAGGCGAACGCGAGGTCTACTACACCCATACGCTCGAAGGCGACGACGACATGCCCGCACATGCCAAATCGACGCTCACGGGCGTCGAACTCACCGTTCCCGTCACCCGCGGCAGGCTCAACCTCGGCACCTGGCAGGGGATTTATCTCTGCGAGTTCCGCAACCGCGCCCCAGGCCGCCGCATCGTCGCCACGATCATCGGGTAA
- a CDS encoding DoxX family protein: MSAILNFLFPGKPRDSRSSWLLLAARVVFGLLLMSHGIAKLQNFEALSATFPDPLGVGSRMSLVLAVFGEVVCAAGCVAGLLYRLALIPMIFTMCVAFFAVHGGDPFAAREPALVYLVVFVLMYAAGPGRYAVDTLIAQRIRAPKR; the protein is encoded by the coding sequence ATGTCCGCTATCCTGAATTTCCTGTTCCCGGGGAAACCCCGGGATTCCCGCAGCTCGTGGCTGTTGCTTGCTGCGCGTGTCGTTTTCGGCCTGCTGCTGATGTCGCACGGCATCGCCAAGTTGCAGAACTTCGAGGCGCTCTCGGCGACGTTCCCCGATCCGCTGGGTGTCGGGAGCCGGATGTCGCTCGTGCTGGCCGTTTTCGGGGAGGTCGTCTGCGCGGCCGGGTGTGTGGCCGGGTTACTCTACCGGCTGGCGCTCATCCCGATGATCTTTACGATGTGTGTGGCTTTCTTTGCGGTACACGGCGGCGATCCCTTTGCCGCACGTGAGCCGGCGCTGGTTTACCTGGTTGTCTTCGTCCTGATGTACGCAGCCGGCCCCGGGCGCTACGCCGTCGATACGCTCATTGCACAACGGATCCGTGCGCCGAAGCGTTAG
- a CDS encoding ATPase — protein sequence MERIKAVFNWSGGKDSAHALLRAMQSGKYEIVALLTTVNRDTHRSTMHGIPTALLQAQADSIGIPLHIVDLSPKGNMEDYGAAMSRAVEHFKAQGVTCFIFGDIFLHDVRKYREQKLAPHGIGIAEPLWGKSSGDVMHDFLVSGLRTVIVTTMADSLDADAVGREIDPAFIASLPAGVDPNGENGEYHTFCYDGPIFRTPVPFRLGTPLRRSYRIRLDDGSEKSYSYWFADLQQA from the coding sequence ATGGAACGGATAAAGGCGGTTTTCAACTGGAGCGGCGGCAAGGACTCCGCCCATGCCCTGCTGCGGGCGATGCAGTCGGGCAAATACGAAATCGTCGCATTGCTGACGACCGTAAACCGAGACACGCACCGTTCGACCATGCACGGCATCCCGACCGCCCTGCTGCAGGCACAGGCCGACAGTATCGGCATCCCCCTGCACATCGTCGACCTCAGCCCGAAAGGCAATATGGAGGACTACGGGGCTGCCATGTCCCGTGCCGTGGAGCATTTCAAGGCGCAGGGCGTAACCTGTTTCATCTTCGGGGACATCTTCCTGCACGACGTACGCAAATACCGCGAGCAGAAACTCGCACCCCATGGCATCGGGATCGCGGAACCGCTCTGGGGAAAATCCTCCGGCGACGTGATGCACGACTTCCTTGTCTCGGGGCTCAGGACGGTCATCGTCACCACGATGGCCGACAGCCTTGACGCCGACGCCGTCGGGCGCGAGATAGACCCCGCATTCATCGCCTCGCTGCCTGCGGGCGTCGATCCCAACGGCGAAAACGGCGAATACCACACATTCTGCTACGACGGGCCGATCTTCCGCACCCCCGTCCCGTTCCGGCTCGGCACGCCTTTGCGCCGAAGTTACCGCATCCGCCTTGACGACGGGTCGGAAAAGAGCTATTCCTATTGGTTCGCCGACCTGCAGCAGGCATAA
- a CDS encoding DUF2284 domain-containing protein — MDISLPYTARDFSAELPAADYIARFRDAERIGGYCLACPNYGRSWGCPPFGFSVGRYLSGYATALLTVTKIVPQKQGLPFSEAGRLILPERRRLEQQLLGMERQYGGLSFAYVGTCLHCPEGTCTRPDGKPCRHPELVRPSLEACGFDIGKTTAELFGIDLKWGTDGKLPEYLTLVCGFFHNAGHVTWNG; from the coding sequence GTGGATATTTCGCTTCCATATACGGCCCGGGATTTTTCGGCGGAACTTCCCGCTGCCGATTACATCGCCCGTTTCCGCGATGCCGAACGGATCGGGGGCTACTGCCTCGCCTGCCCCAATTACGGGCGCAGCTGGGGATGCCCCCCTTTCGGATTCAGCGTCGGGAGGTACCTTTCCGGCTACGCCACGGCACTGCTCACCGTCACGAAAATCGTTCCGCAAAAGCAGGGGCTCCCCTTTTCGGAAGCCGGACGGCTGATCCTGCCCGAACGCAGACGCCTCGAACAGCAATTGCTCGGGATGGAACGGCAGTACGGCGGCCTATCGTTCGCCTACGTCGGGACATGCCTCCACTGCCCCGAAGGCACCTGCACACGTCCCGACGGAAAGCCCTGCCGACACCCCGAACTGGTGCGCCCGTCGCTCGAAGCCTGCGGATTCGACATCGGCAAAACTACCGCCGAGCTCTTCGGCATCGACCTGAAATGGGGCACGGACGGCAAATTGCCCGAATACCTGACCCTCGTCTGCGGATTCTTCCACAACGCCGGACATGTGACATGGAACGGATAA
- the mnmE gene encoding tRNA uridine-5-carboxymethylaminomethyl(34) synthesis GTPase MnmE: MIRDHDTIAAPATAAGGALAVIRISGEEALRICDRIFRGREPLAAAAGYTVHYGEIVDEGRVLDDVLVTVFRAPRSYTGEDAAEISCHGSQYIVSEILRLLTVSGARMAGPGEFTIRAYLAGKLDLSQAEAVADIIASSSRAAHALAANQMRGGYSDALEGLCAKLLELTALLELELDFSEEEVEFADRAQLREAMQRIGAHIDALRNSFTLGNAIKEGVAVAITGAPNVGKSTLLNRLLNEERVLVSDIAGTTRDVIEERINIDGVVFRFLDTAGIRATDDRLEQMGIQRTMSSIERAQIVIYMTDAARLAAGAPVAPEFPLRADQKLLVLVNKTDTAPDSPLPEGTIGISARNGDGIDRLRRILRSFVDTEALYHGDAIVSNNRHYEALTAAGDALRRALDGLGSGLQTDLLSEEIRQVIHHVGSVTGRNALASEEVLKHIFSKHCVGK; the protein is encoded by the coding sequence ATGATCCGGGATCACGATACCATCGCCGCCCCGGCAACTGCCGCAGGAGGGGCATTAGCCGTCATCCGCATCAGCGGGGAGGAGGCGTTGCGCATCTGCGACCGTATCTTCCGCGGCCGGGAACCGCTGGCCGCAGCAGCAGGCTACACGGTACACTACGGGGAAATCGTGGACGAGGGCCGCGTATTGGACGACGTGCTGGTCACGGTATTCCGTGCACCCCGCTCCTATACCGGCGAGGATGCCGCCGAGATATCCTGCCACGGATCGCAATACATCGTTTCCGAGATCCTGCGGCTGCTCACCGTCTCCGGCGCCCGCATGGCCGGGCCGGGTGAATTCACCATCCGCGCCTACCTCGCCGGCAAGTTAGACCTATCACAGGCCGAGGCCGTGGCCGACATCATCGCTTCATCGTCGCGCGCGGCCCATGCGCTCGCCGCGAACCAGATGCGGGGAGGTTATTCCGACGCGCTGGAAGGACTGTGCGCAAAGCTGCTGGAACTCACTGCGCTCCTCGAACTGGAACTCGACTTTTCGGAAGAAGAGGTCGAATTCGCCGACCGCGCGCAACTGCGGGAGGCGATGCAGCGGATCGGGGCGCATATCGACGCCCTGCGCAATTCGTTCACGCTTGGGAATGCCATCAAGGAGGGGGTCGCCGTAGCGATCACGGGAGCCCCGAACGTCGGCAAGAGCACACTGCTCAACCGCCTGCTCAACGAAGAGCGCGTCCTGGTTTCCGACATCGCCGGCACGACGCGCGACGTCATCGAGGAGCGGATCAACATCGACGGGGTCGTCTTCCGGTTCCTCGACACGGCGGGTATCCGCGCAACGGACGACCGGCTGGAACAGATGGGCATCCAGCGCACGATGTCGAGCATCGAGCGGGCGCAGATCGTGATTTACATGACCGATGCGGCACGCCTTGCCGCAGGTGCGCCCGTTGCCCCGGAATTCCCGCTCCGCGCCGACCAGAAACTGCTGGTGCTGGTAAATAAAACGGATACGGCACCGGACAGCCCCCTGCCCGAAGGCACGATCGGCATTTCGGCCCGCAACGGCGACGGCATAGACCGCCTGCGCCGGATATTGCGCTCCTTTGTAGATACGGAAGCCCTCTACCACGGCGACGCAATCGTTTCGAACAACCGCCATTACGAAGCCCTCACGGCCGCAGGCGATGCGCTCCGCCGGGCCCTCGACGGGCTCGGCAGCGGCCTTCAGACCGACCTGCTGAGCGAAGAAATCCGCCAGGTCATCCACCATGTCGGCAGTGTCACGGGACGCAATGCGTTAGCCTCCGAAGAGGTGCTCAAACACATCTTTTCAAAGCACTGTGTGGGGAAATAA
- a CDS encoding lytic transglycosylase domain-containing protein, with translation MRTLLTILLLLAVAVPASALDRRPRKKDKKKNKTEAVVTPPTAPVAEQQAAPEPEEPELPDPAEVQYDDMTLGLSAEQADSLVAVWRERQCGDSYQEFFDNYILVDSTAESTTPDSVYIQRLRALVSPIQLPYNNIVRGYINRYTDSRYGTISRILGMSQYYFPLIEDELLKEGLPVELRALPIIESALSTTAVSPMGAVGLWQFMPSTGKSYGLEVNSLVDERRDPVRSTQAACRYLKDLYAIYNDWSLAIAAYNCGPGNVNKAIARSGGNGRTFWDIYDYLPRETRGYVPAFIGASYAYAYHRQHGIELTEAPIPLATDTIRIDRLMHLGQIASTIDIPIETLRQLNPQYKLDIIPATTKPYTLVLPQRNITQYIANEPAIFAKDSAYLKEYINPANIDKKRQERSGTVYVVKKGDTLGAIARRYRVTTAQLMRWNGIKNAHKLRLGQRIRIEGR, from the coding sequence ATGAGAACCCTCCTGACCATACTGCTGCTACTGGCAGTCGCCGTCCCGGCCTCGGCACTCGACCGCCGCCCCCGCAAAAAAGACAAGAAGAAAAACAAGACCGAAGCCGTCGTAACGCCCCCGACCGCCCCCGTGGCCGAGCAGCAAGCCGCTCCCGAGCCGGAGGAGCCCGAACTTCCCGACCCCGCCGAGGTGCAGTACGACGACATGACGCTCGGACTTTCGGCAGAACAGGCCGATTCGCTGGTCGCCGTGTGGCGCGAACGGCAATGCGGGGATTCCTACCAGGAATTTTTCGACAACTACATCCTGGTCGACAGCACGGCCGAAAGCACGACTCCCGATTCGGTCTACATCCAGCGGCTGCGGGCGCTCGTTTCGCCGATCCAGTTGCCTTACAACAACATCGTACGGGGTTATATCAACCGCTACACCGATTCGCGCTACGGCACGATCAGCCGCATCCTGGGCATGTCGCAGTACTATTTCCCGCTCATCGAGGACGAACTGCTCAAGGAGGGGCTCCCCGTCGAACTGCGGGCACTGCCGATCATCGAATCGGCGCTTTCCACCACGGCCGTGTCGCCGATGGGCGCCGTAGGCCTGTGGCAGTTCATGCCCTCGACGGGCAAAAGCTACGGACTGGAAGTCAACTCGCTGGTCGACGAACGCCGCGACCCTGTCCGTTCGACACAGGCCGCCTGCCGCTACCTGAAAGACCTCTATGCCATCTATAACGACTGGTCGCTGGCCATCGCCGCCTACAACTGCGGCCCGGGCAACGTCAACAAGGCAATAGCCCGCTCCGGCGGCAACGGGCGCACATTCTGGGACATCTACGACTACCTGCCCCGCGAAACGCGCGGCTACGTCCCCGCATTCATCGGCGCCTCGTACGCCTATGCCTATCACCGCCAGCACGGCATCGAACTCACCGAAGCCCCGATCCCGCTGGCCACGGATACCATCCGCATCGACCGGCTGATGCACCTCGGGCAGATCGCCTCGACGATCGACATCCCGATCGAGACCCTGCGGCAGCTCAACCCGCAATACAAACTCGATATCATCCCGGCCACGACCAAGCCCTATACGCTCGTGCTGCCGCAGCGCAACATCACGCAATACATCGCCAACGAACCTGCGATCTTCGCCAAAGACTCGGCCTACCTCAAGGAGTACATCAACCCGGCGAACATCGACAAGAAACGCCAGGAACGCTCGGGTACGGTCTACGTGGTCAAGAAGGGCGATACGCTGGGCGCCATCGCCCGCCGCTACCGCGTGACCACAGCGCAGCTGATGCGCTGGAACGGCATCAAAAACGCCCATAAACTCCGTCTGGGACAGCGAATCCGCATCGAAGGAAGATAA
- a CDS encoding DUF5683 domain-containing protein has protein sequence MGSIRFRHLLPMLAALMLWLPAEAQLHRGARTIVRGGMFVKPDSLRHKSDSLANNALARELDSLMALDFTADSLAVTALRTDDIRATDSLMQLRLAGIKTEPDSMRHKKGWLMSDSMSLSKVCWISTVLPGYGQIYNKQYWKLPILYGTVGAGLALYINENRTYKPLKREYDAYTDKNLTRTPELDALQAKMIRSNTRRQVYLGLTVASYIYFIGDAAVNYSTNDVSNVKKATTLACIFPGAGQIYNKSYWKVPFVVGGFAAMIYCIDWNNRGYQRFKKAYRLLSDYEQNPDKYPDGPTDEFHGRYSADYIRNLRNNFRRNRDLCIIISAGLYVLQIVDAHVDAHLKDYDISDDLTMNLEPMVDYTYVPSLGGNRPVFGFNMSIKF, from the coding sequence ATGGGAAGTATCCGGTTCAGACACCTGCTGCCGATGCTCGCGGCGCTCATGTTGTGGCTCCCCGCCGAGGCACAGCTCCACCGCGGGGCGCGCACCATCGTACGCGGCGGCATGTTCGTCAAGCCGGATTCGCTGCGCCACAAGAGCGATTCGCTGGCCAACAACGCCCTCGCGCGCGAACTCGACTCGCTCATGGCACTGGACTTCACGGCCGATTCGCTCGCCGTGACGGCATTGCGCACGGACGACATCCGCGCCACGGACTCGCTCATGCAGCTCAGGCTGGCCGGCATCAAGACCGAACCGGATTCCATGCGGCACAAGAAAGGCTGGCTCATGAGTGACTCGATGTCGCTTTCGAAGGTCTGCTGGATCTCGACCGTTCTGCCCGGCTACGGACAGATATACAACAAACAATACTGGAAGCTGCCCATACTCTACGGTACGGTGGGAGCGGGGCTGGCGCTCTACATCAACGAAAACAGGACATACAAGCCGCTCAAGCGCGAGTATGACGCCTATACCGACAAAAACCTCACGCGTACGCCCGAACTGGACGCACTGCAGGCCAAGATGATCCGCAGCAACACCCGCCGCCAGGTCTACCTGGGGTTGACCGTCGCCTCGTACATCTATTTCATCGGCGATGCGGCGGTAAACTACTCGACCAACGATGTGTCGAACGTCAAGAAGGCCACGACGCTGGCCTGCATCTTCCCCGGCGCGGGGCAGATCTACAACAAAAGTTACTGGAAAGTCCCCTTCGTGGTCGGCGGTTTCGCGGCGATGATCTACTGCATCGACTGGAACAACCGCGGCTACCAGCGTTTCAAGAAGGCCTACAGGCTGCTGAGCGACTACGAACAAAACCCCGATAAATATCCGGACGGCCCCACCGACGAATTCCACGGCCGCTATTCGGCGGATTATATCCGCAACCTGCGCAATAACTTCCGGCGCAACCGCGACCTGTGCATCATCATCTCCGCGGGCCTGTACGTATTGCAGATCGTCGATGCCCACGTCGACGCCCACCTCAAGGACTACGACATCTCGGACGACCTGACGATGAACCTCGAACCGATGGTCGACTACACCTACGTGCCCTCGCTCGGCGGCAACCGCCCGGTATTCGGCTTCAACATGAGCATCAAATTCTAA
- a CDS encoding ParB/RepB/Spo0J family partition protein — MKQPKGLGRGLDAIFGTDAVDAKLKPMSQMSEIDITEIIPNPTQPRTQFDEEALDELADSIRQLGVIQPITVKKSGDGKYIIISGERRWRAAQRADLTSLPAYIREVDDENLHAMALVENIQRQDLNAIEIALGMQRLIDECNLTQDALSEKVGKKRSTISNYMRLLKLPDEVQLALKEGLISMGHAKAIAGAPDGVQVRVLKRIIKKGLSVRQAEELVRSLTEQPAAAAQNVEDEEYPESYSRLVEQLEKFFSQDISIKRSKNGGGRIVIGFGDDKDIEQFIERFSGRIK, encoded by the coding sequence ATGAAACAACCGAAGGGATTAGGGCGCGGACTGGACGCCATATTCGGCACCGACGCCGTCGACGCCAAGCTCAAGCCGATGAGCCAGATGTCCGAGATCGACATCACGGAGATCATTCCCAACCCCACGCAGCCGCGTACGCAGTTCGACGAGGAGGCGCTCGACGAACTGGCCGACTCGATCCGCCAGCTGGGGGTCATCCAGCCCATCACGGTCAAGAAATCCGGCGACGGAAAATATATCATCATCAGCGGTGAACGCCGCTGGCGTGCGGCGCAGCGCGCCGACCTGACGAGCCTCCCGGCCTATATCCGCGAGGTGGACGACGAGAACCTGCACGCCATGGCCCTGGTGGAGAACATCCAGCGTCAGGATCTCAATGCCATAGAGATCGCGCTCGGAATGCAGCGCCTGATCGACGAGTGCAACCTGACGCAGGACGCCCTCTCGGAAAAGGTGGGCAAGAAACGCTCGACCATCTCGAACTACATGCGGCTGCTCAAGCTGCCCGACGAGGTGCAGCTGGCGCTCAAGGAGGGGCTCATCTCGATGGGGCACGCCAAAGCCATCGCCGGCGCCCCCGACGGGGTGCAGGTACGCGTGCTCAAACGCATCATCAAGAAAGGCCTTTCGGTACGCCAGGCCGAGGAGCTGGTACGCTCGCTCACCGAACAACCGGCCGCAGCGGCACAGAATGTGGAGGACGAGGAGTATCCCGAAAGCTATTCGCGGCTGGTGGAGCAACTCGAAAAGTTCTTCTCGCAGGACATCAGCATCAAGCGCTCGAAGAACGGCGGCGGACGCATCGTCATCGGGTTCGGCGACGACAAGGATATCGAACAGTTCATCGAACGGTTTTCGGGACGCATTAAATAA